DNA from Nitrospina gracilis Nb-211:
GCGTCTGGTGCCCGGCGTCATCGGCGACGAAACCTGCCTCGAGGAGGAATCGTTCAGCCAGGGCCTGCTCGAATATCCGCAGTACACGCGGCCGCGCGATTATAAAGGGTGGACCGTGCCGGACGTGCTGACCTCCGGCGACCACAAAAAAATCCGCGACTGGCAGAAAGACGAAGCCCGCAAGAAAACCCGCCAAAACCGTCCGGACCTCCTGAACGACGCGCCGGAAGGCAACGCCGAATAATCCGACTTTTCCAGGAACCTGTTTCGTGACCGACCCGACTCCCTCCAACATCCACATCGCACTGGTGCATTTCCCGGTGTACAACAAGGTGGGCGACATCGTGACCTCGTCGGTCACCACGCTGGATGTGCATGACATCTCGCGCATCTCGCGCACCTACAACATCGCCACCTTCTACGTGGTCACCCCGCTGGCCACCCAGCAGGTGCTGGTGGAACGCATGATGAAACACTGGAAGGAGGGCTACGGCGCCACCTACAACCCGACCCGCAAAGAAGCGCTGTTGGTCACGCGGGTCAAAAACGTGCTCGACGAATCCATCGCCGACATCGCTCAGCGCACCGGGAAACGGCCGAAGATCGTCATTCCCGACGCCAAGGCCTTTCCGCAGAGCCGGGATTACGCCGCCATCCGCGAGGAGTTGAAAAACCAGGACGAACAGTACCTGCTGGTGTTCGGCACCGGCTGGGGGCTGGAGCACGGGCTGGTCCAGCGGGCGGATTTCGTGCTGGCCCCCATCGAGGGCCTGAGCGGCTACAACCACCTGCCCGTCCGGGCCGCCATTGCCGTCATTCTGGACCGGCTTCTGGCCCGGGAGGCCTGATTTTAAAAAATTTATTTGTGCCGGGGCGGGGGAATTTGGTACTATTCCAGATTCCATTCACAGGAGTGCAAAATAATGAATCTGGTGCAACAGATCGAACAACAGGAAATGAAGCAGGATGCGCCCCAGATCCGCATCGGCGACACCGTGCGCGCGCACATTCGCATTGTCGAGGGCAACAAGGAACGCGTGCAGGTGGTGGAAGGCGTGGTCATCAAGATGCGCGGTTCCGCCAACCGCAAGACCATCACCGTGCGCAAGGTGTCCTTTGGCGTCGGGGTCGAGAGGATTTTCCCCCTGCATTCACCGCGGCTGGAAAAAGTCGAAGTCGTCAAGCACGCCCGCGTGCGCCGTGCCAAGCTGTATTACCTGCGCGAGTTGCGCGGCAAGGCAGCGCGCCT
Protein-coding regions in this window:
- the rplS gene encoding 50S ribosomal protein L19, encoding MNLVQQIEQQEMKQDAPQIRIGDTVRAHIRIVEGNKERVQVVEGVVIKMRGSANRKTITVRKVSFGVGVERIFPLHSPRLEKVEVVKHARVRRAKLYYLRELRGKAARLKEIRVQTTKKTGRVRKKRAKAAAKKAAAEG
- a CDS encoding RNA methyltransferase, with product MTDPTPSNIHIALVHFPVYNKVGDIVTSSVTTLDVHDISRISRTYNIATFYVVTPLATQQVLVERMMKHWKEGYGATYNPTRKEALLVTRVKNVLDESIADIAQRTGKRPKIVIPDAKAFPQSRDYAAIREELKNQDEQYLLVFGTGWGLEHGLVQRADFVLAPIEGLSGYNHLPVRAAIAVILDRLLAREA